In one Lolium rigidum isolate FL_2022 chromosome 3, APGP_CSIRO_Lrig_0.1, whole genome shotgun sequence genomic region, the following are encoded:
- the LOC124703426 gene encoding formin-like protein 20: MSTHLPSHSATMALMRKLFARKAMDGLSPVSERVFVFNSCMSTEALDEDTHKDYLTSTIIQLKGSNPYASLMIINFAAAPTGTDAVHSLLRQGTTAVVTDYPSRYAGYGAAWPALAFAMASLLVYIEEAAPEQRTLDAVYGRAPVEMLSTGSPLDPRPSHLRYLQYVARLRDKGSLIGIAKQERFVLDCLIFRAVPDFDGGGGCRPVVRVHGEPHRPHTDASPEVLFSTPRIKQQFKHYKQADSTVIKADIGCDIQGDVVIECIHVADENHEDIMFRVMFNTCFLRSNMMIFTLDDIDLPWNGSKEKFQQDFKIEVFFSEVELSDIDESHDECELSSLGNEDEFYDFDEILIDSDFDLKDHEWHGETSRQGYSQEADLHTEGSETGASDSASGSSEERGNDDDDIGASDSASNSSEEKGGISTDDEAGLIHGGNVTRQSKDPRLGETSYLLEVGSSSSIPPIVPTRSMDQEMSTSCQNNKSAQEGAIPEGLIPMQDGAYGALNHQPMGKTRQKQAAIISPVPIIRKKIRKDTGSDDKNPAISNRAASQKGALVATSSSRGSTPQAKTTSSPPKEYDIANRLKQGAAQARRTSNLSKEHLKHSSQQQARGDPTAQKNFANGTATRSEVRQIVFTRHTTPSFAPSPLGRELNQQDSKGSHSPLDKNKKPVTRPSENPMTGKTQKQEATVSSVVDTPRRTAVMKKSLSLPVISETATIASSGKIRTMTSLPGVNTSRPSSGFHIAASSSSPRANKHGISPPSSPGRSPLAGSKAHRAVPVARPDMQQGTSAPVRLPRRASLSELSKSLSTPRASDGHSLSPKTSRVIQNHPEPSRASARSLSPLSPKSTRTHPSTKSTVTHSSSKDNNRTGAAPARPTRLSS; encoded by the exons ATGTCAACTCATCtcccttc ACATTCAGCCACCATGGCGCTCATGAGGAAGCTCTTCGCTCGGAAGGCCATGGATGGATTGTCGCCTGTCTCTGAGCGGGTCTTCG TGTTCAACTCTTGCATGTCGACCGAAGCACTCGACGAGGACACGCACAAAGATTACCTGACCAGCACCATCATCCAGCTCAAGGGCTCCAACCCGTACGCCTCGCTCATGATCATCAACTTCGCCGCGGCACCGACCGGAACCGATGCCGTCCACTCCCTCCTCCGGCAGGGCACCACCGCCGTCGTCACCGACTACCCGTCCCGGTACGCCGGCT ACGGCGCGGCGTGGCCCGCCCTCGCGTTCGCCATGGCTAGCCTACTGGTGTATATCGAGGAGGCCGCGCCGGAGCAGAGGACTCTGGATGCGGTGTACGGGagagcaccggtggagatgctcagtACCGGCTCGCCGCTGGATCCGCGGCCGTCTCATCTGAGGTATCTGCAGTATGTGGCAAGGCTCAGGGACAAGGGCTCCCTGATTGGCATCGCCAAGCAGGAGCGCTTCGTCCTGGACTGCCTGATCTTCAGAGCTGTTCCggattttgacggcggcggtggctgtAGGCCGGTTGTTCGTGTCCACGGCGAGCCGCATCGGCCGCACACCGATGCGTCGCCCGAGGTTCTGTTTAGCACACCAAGGATCAAGCAACAATTCAAGCACTATAAGCAG GCAGATAGCACAGTGATCAAGGCTGACATTGGCTGTGACATACAAGGTGATGTggtcatcgagtgcatccatgtTGCTGATGAAAACCATGAGGATATAATGTTCAGGGTCATGTTCAACACTTGTTTTCTACGGTCTAACATGATGATTTTCACTCTGGACGACATTGATCTGCCATGGAATGGCAGCAAGGAGAAGTTTCAACAGGACTTTAAGATTGAG GTGTTCTTCTCAGAGGTGGAACTATCAGACATTGATGAGAGCCATGACGAGTGTGAACTTTCATCACTTGGAAATGAAGACGAGTTCTATGACTTTGACGAGATCTTGATCGACTCGGATTTTGATCTAAAGGATCATGAATGGCATGGCGAAACTTCACGACAAGGTTACAGTCAAGAGGCAGATCTCCACACAGAGGGGAGTGAAACCGGAGCTTCAGACAGTGCAAGCGGTAGTTCAGAAGAGAGaggaaatgatgatgatgatatcgGGGCATCAGATAGCGCAAGTAATAGTTCCGAAGAGAAAGGAGGTATTAGCACTGATGATGAGGCTGGGCTGATCCATGGAGGGAATGTTACTAGACAAAGCAAAGATCCTAGATTAGGGGAAACAAGTTATCTACTGGAAGTTGGAAGCAGCAGTTCTATTCCACCAATTGTCCCCACAAGAAGTATGGATCAAGAGATGTCAACTAGTTGCCAAAATAACAAAAGTGCACAAGAAGGAGCAATCCCAGAAGGACTAATTCCCATGCAAGATGGCG CATATGGAGCCCTAAACCACCAGCCTATGGGAAAAACTAGGCAGAAACAAGCTGCCATTATCTCACCAGTTCCCATCATTAGAAAGAAAATCAGGAAAGATACTGGATCAGATGATAAGAATCCTGCAATATCAAATAGAGCAGCCTCACAAAAGGGGGCACTTGTTGCTACTTCTAGCTCCAGGGGCAGTACGCCTCAAGCAAAGACAACTTCATCTCCTCCCAAAGAATATGACATTGCTAACAGGTTGAAGCAAGGGGCAGCTCAAGCAAGACGAACATCTAACCTTTCTAAGGAACACTTGAAGCATAGTTCTCAACAACAAGCAAGGGGAGATCCAACGGCTCAAAAGAATTTTGCAAATGGCACTGCCACAAGGTCAGAGGTAAGACAAATAGTTTTCACCCGGCACACAACTCCATCTTTTGCACCGAGTCCTCTAGGCCGAGAGCTAAATCAACAAGACAGCAAAGGCAGCCATAGTCCATTGGATAAAAATAAGAAACCAGTTACTCGTCCCTCTGAGAACCCTATGACTGGGAAAACACAAAAACAAGAGGCAACAGTATCATCAGTCGTAGACACTCCTCGTCGAACAGCCGTTATGAAGAAATCCTTGTCGTTGCCAGTAATTTCAGAAACGGCAACTATTGCTTCCTCAGGAAAGATCAGGACTATGACTTCACTCCCTGGTGTCAACACATCTCGTCCTAGCTCCGGATTTCACATAGCTGCTTCTTCGTCGTCACCCCGAGCAAATAAACATGGCATATCACCGCCTTCATCTCCAGGAAGATCGCCACTGGCTGGTTCCAAAGCCCACAGAGCAGTGCCAGTTGCTCGGCCAGATATGCAGCAGGGCACATCAGCTCCAGTCAGGTTGCCTCGCCGTGCATCACTCAGCGAGTTATCCAAATCTCTATCAACCCCTAGAGCGAGCGATGGACACTCCCTATCACCAAAAACATCTAGAGTCATCCAGAACCATCCAGAACCATCCAGAGCCAGTGCCAGAAGTTTGTCCCCTCTATCGCCAAAATCAACAAGAACACATCCATCAACAAAGAGCACAGTTACCCATTCCAGCTCCAAAGACAATAACAGAACTGGAGCTGCACCAGCAAGGCCAACAAGATTAAGTTCTTGA
- the LOC124698629 gene encoding transmembrane protein 230-like — MTARRNVPYSVLPTEDKDEDNVDRRFTYTPESLRRIPWKSIALALFLLLLGSSLLFLSYFISTGHMEGDSSQVYGLLFLGILAFLPGFYETRVAYYSWREAPGYTFASIPDY; from the exons ATGACGGCCAGACGCAACGTTCCTTATTCTGTTCTTCCCACAGAGGACAAGGATGAAGACAATGTTGATCGTCGGTTCACATACACTCCAGAATCCTTGAGGAGGATCCCCTGGAAGTCAATTGCCCTAGcattgttcctcctcctcctaggaAGCTCTCTTCTGTTCCTTTCATATTTTATATCCACAGGTCACATGGAAGGTGACAGCTCTCAGGTGTATGGTTTACTGTTCCTGGGTATCCTGGCCTTTCTTCCTG GATTTTATGAGACTCGAGTTGCTTACTATTCATGGAGAGAAGCACCAGGGTACACATTTGCATCCATTCCAGATTATTAA